ACCGTCCCCGAACCCTCGGAGGCGAGCCAGAATCCCCCGGTACTCGCAACGGAAATTCCTTCGACATCGAAGTTTACCGTGCCATCGGCGTTTGTCATCGCCGGCAGGTCCGTGTCGTCGAAGGTGTTGGGATCATCCGCGTCGGGAAGTGTTGGCGCCAGGGCCGGAATTTTTCCGTTGGGATCTGTGATCACAATCTCCGAGGTGATCACAGGCGGTGTCTTTGTCCGATCAATGGTGTAGATGCGGCTTCCGCGGTAGAAGGCGTCATGAACGCCGTAAACGATGGCGTCGGTTGCGCCCGCGGCCAGCCCGGACATGGCGCCCCAGGGGATCGGGGTTCCGTCGGGACGATCAGCCGACACGAGGGTGGGGTAGGTCGGGGCGGCTTTCTGGTACTGGTAAATATTCACGACCGAACGAAAGCCGTCCTCGCGGGAATCTTCCTCACTTGAAGCAATGAGCAGATTACGCTTCGGGATGGCAAGTATTCCCTCGGGTCCCATCCCGGCGGGGAGCATCTGTTTCATCGCGGGGACGTCGGGTTTGCTCATATCGTAAACGGCCACAATGCTTGAACGTTCCGACGCGACGAACAGGTAATCGGTTCCTTCGAAGCGGCTGAATTCGACGTTTTCCGGTTCGTTACCCTTGGCGTCGGAGCGGCGATCCGGGTAATGACCGATCCGGGCTACGGCATGCTCCAAGGTATTGCCGGCATCATAAACTACGGCACCATCGATGCTGAAGATGGTAAAGCCGCGGCTGCCCCCGTCGAGATCACCCTCGTTGGCCGTCGCGAACCGCGTGGTGGACAGCCAGGTCACTCCATCCGGCTCTCTCTTGATATCGTTTTTAGAGGTGGAAAGGGTAATCAGATTGGGGCGTTCATCGATTGTGTCGATATTGGTCAGGTTGACCGTGCCGGCGCTGAACTGGCCGGTGACTTTCCCGGATGCCAGATCGACAAGCACGATGTGGTTGTTTTCCTGAAGCGTCACGACGGCGATGTTGTCATCGTTGATATCGACATATTCCGGTTCCGGATCGGTGGGGTAAAGGGTAGCAACACCTGTCAAATCCACCTGCCGTGTCGTCCATGTATCGGGAGTTCCAACGGTATCGACGATGACGAGGCATCCTGCCGGGAGCTGCGGCGGGGCGCCCGTGCCAAGATCTTCATCCCGTTCGTTTTCGATGACGATCGCGGCATATTTGCCATCCTTGCTGACGGCGACGGAATCCGGCTGCCCGGGCAGTGCGATCTCCCGGGAGACGGTCTGTCTGTCGATATCCACGATAGCAAGAATTCCTGAAGTGTTCACAAAATCCGCGGACGTGTTGACGGCTGTCAGCGCGTATTTATCAAGCACGGCGACGGACGTCGGTTCGCCTGTCATGGC
This is a stretch of genomic DNA from Desulfoglaeba alkanexedens ALDC. It encodes these proteins:
- a CDS encoding esterase-like activity of phytase family protein, producing MIEVPVKKGVFRTLFRREVKGIIVAGALLAAGLLSGSAGMSNDAVPAIPSVSNPSMYFNRVASFPVCSQTGSSCESSTETAAEITAASTDGMTLIYTNSPAKQIGFIDITNPASPMAKGSLAMTGEPTSVAVLDKYALTAVNTSADFVNTSGILAIVDIDRQTVSREIALPGQPDSVAVSKDGKYAAIVIENERDEDLGTGAPPQLPAGCLVIVDTVGTPDTWTTRQVDLTGVATLYPTDPEPEYVDINDDNIAVVTLQENNHIVLVDLASGKVTGQFSAGTVNLTNIDTIDERPNLITLSTSKNDIKREPDGVTWLSTTRFATANEGDLDGGSRGFTIFSIDGAVVYDAGNTLEHAVARIGHYPDRRSDAKGNEPENVEFSRFEGTDYLFVASERSSIVAVYDMSKPDVPAMKQMLPAGMGPEGILAIPKRNLLIASSEEDSREDGFRSVVNIYQYQKAAPTYPTLVSADRPDGTPIPWGAMSGLAAGATDAIVYGVHDAFYRGSRIYTIDRTKTPPVITSEIVITDPNGKIPALAPTLPDADDPNTFDDTDLPAMTNADGTVNFDVEGISVASTGGFWLASEGSGTVGDKKYPVKTGNLIVKVDSAGVIEEIIMLPAALNALQQRFGLEGIAESDGKLIVALQRPWAGETNPRIGVYDLAAKTWKFMNYPLDLPVSPNGGWVGLSEITALGSNRFLVVERDNQGGPDARIKRIYQIDLTGKADGDTLSKVLVRDLIDDLKAPGAHIIEKVEGLAVLPGGDAMIITDNDGLDDNSGETQFINLGEIQ